In a genomic window of Actinomycetota bacterium:
- a CDS encoding NERD domain-containing protein — protein MGARAGGPGGRGEGRHGDPSGCGRARCRRAASVRRAARRGVRRDGGRGGGGWRRVAGCADCRRGSHAVTSARPTPEERGAEGERLVSAELRRLAPQFGFSMVESVLLTPGMRTSQIDHIVVDSNGILVVETKAWSARVFGRDTEPRWTLRYPSGKTFQVQNPLHQNTSHVDSVRQVLRASAHPIDPDYVKGVVVLVGTDTDRLELDSLSKERIRDVASLEAYFADRRDFAINSGGLSERAIGELTGLLAGLNRAGDSEVEARHAVGRRPAVKRWESSSVRPTRPSESVAVQPSVSPSRHAPADSADTTSAATPRPGGSEMTRSLTAPARP, from the coding sequence GTGGGCGCACGAGCTGGTGGCCCGGGAGGCCGAGGCGAGGGGCGTCACGGAGACCCAAGTGGTTGTGGACGCGCTCGCTGCAGACGAGCGGCGAGCGTTCGACGCGCTGCTCGCCGAGGGGTACGCCGAGATGGAGGCCGCGGAGGCGGAGGGTGGCGCCGAGTGGCCGGATGCGCCGACTGTCGCCGGGGAAGCCACGCTGTGACTTCTGCGCGGCCGACGCCCGAGGAGCGAGGCGCCGAGGGCGAGCGGCTGGTATCGGCGGAGCTGCGGCGACTCGCGCCTCAGTTCGGGTTCTCAATGGTGGAGAGTGTCCTGCTAACTCCGGGTATGAGGACGTCTCAGATCGACCACATAGTCGTCGACAGCAACGGCATTCTCGTGGTGGAGACCAAGGCATGGTCCGCGCGCGTGTTCGGCAGGGACACGGAGCCGCGTTGGACGCTTCGCTACCCGTCAGGCAAGACGTTTCAGGTGCAGAACCCGCTACACCAGAACACATCCCACGTGGACTCAGTGCGACAGGTGCTCCGCGCGTCGGCGCATCCGATTGATCCCGACTACGTGAAGGGTGTTGTAGTCCTGGTCGGGACGGACACTGATCGTCTCGAACTCGACTCGCTGTCCAAGGAAAGGATTCGAGACGTCGCGTCGCTTGAGGCGTACTTCGCAGACCGCAGGGACTTCGCGATCAACTCAGGAGGGCTTTCGGAGCGCGCGATAGGCGAACTGACCGGGTTGCTCGCGGGGTTGAATCGTGCGGGAGATTCCGAAGTCGAGGCTCGTCATGCAGTCGGTCGTCGGCCCGCCGTCAAGCGCTGGGAGTCGTCGTCCGTCCGGCCGACGCGCCCGTCAGAGTCCGTCGCCGTGCAGCCATCCGTGTCCCCGTCTCGACACGCGCCTGCGGATTCGGCTGACACTACGTCCGCTGCCACGCCCCGCCCCGGCGGTTCAGAGATGACTCGCTCGCTGACTGCGCCCGCCAGGCC